In a single window of the bacterium genome:
- a CDS encoding radical SAM protein: MLSKLDKKSPSRKTSNLISMDVSPDEKDPQSALARALKLAHTDNKAPTPKLKQTPHRTITKRGVMWLGQTCNLRCHFCYFLDRIEIRTHPEHPFMSLEKAKKIADTMVNLYGNNAIDIQGGEPTIWKDILPFVTYCQSIGLYPTLITNALVLEKKEKCQAYKDAGLRDFLVSVHGIGDVHDRVVQMPGAHEKQMRALKNLQEVGIPFRFNCVLSKPVINQLPQIAELAVKTGASVVNFLAFNPFEDQAKDGKRSAYNVPKYSDIMPKLNQALDILDENKVEANVRYYPLCMTERRHLKSMYNFQQLPYDHHEWDYASWNWTGLQPQRMKGGNTSEPFHLGSERIVSKNVDLAAKVAAIPVIGALAQKAYRVLTYFTQNLKSKEDAYRNNAKVRAELHCGYQYSTKCNDCSVKAICDGFHGDYADLFGTDEANAILLDHQVTDPTTFIAEQQKWVEQEDEAWALPNN; encoded by the coding sequence ATGCTTTCAAAATTAGATAAAAAGTCTCCCAGTCGCAAAACTTCAAACTTAATTTCAATGGATGTCAGTCCTGATGAAAAAGACCCTCAGTCTGCCTTAGCTCGTGCCTTAAAACTAGCTCATACAGATAACAAGGCCCCAACTCCTAAACTCAAACAAACGCCTCACAGAACCATTACTAAGAGAGGTGTGATGTGGCTGGGGCAAACCTGTAACCTTCGTTGTCATTTTTGTTACTTTCTTGATCGTATTGAAATTAGAACACACCCTGAACACCCCTTCATGAGTTTGGAAAAAGCTAAAAAAATAGCTGACACCATGGTCAATTTGTATGGCAATAATGCCATTGATATTCAAGGTGGGGAGCCTACCATTTGGAAAGATATTTTGCCCTTTGTCACCTACTGCCAGTCTATTGGACTTTATCCAACGCTGATTACCAATGCTTTGGTTTTAGAGAAAAAGGAAAAATGCCAAGCTTATAAGGATGCGGGACTAAGAGACTTTTTGGTCAGTGTGCACGGCATTGGCGATGTGCATGATAGAGTGGTCCAAATGCCTGGCGCTCATGAAAAACAAATGCGGGCTTTAAAAAACTTACAAGAAGTGGGAATACCTTTTAGATTTAATTGCGTATTGTCAAAACCTGTGATCAATCAACTACCCCAGATTGCTGAATTGGCCGTTAAAACAGGCGCTAGTGTTGTTAACTTCTTGGCTTTTAATCCCTTTGAAGACCAAGCCAAAGATGGCAAACGCTCAGCTTACAATGTACCCAAATATTCTGATATCATGCCCAAATTAAACCAAGCTTTGGATATATTGGATGAAAACAAGGTTGAAGCCAATGTCCGCTATTACCCATTATGCATGACCGAACGTAGACATTTAAAGTCCATGTACAATTTTCAGCAACTTCCGTATGACCATCACGAATGGGACTATGCCTCATGGAACTGGACCGGTTTGCAACCACAAAGAATGAAAGGCGGCAATACTTCTGAGCCTTTCCACTTGGGAAGTGAAAGAATTGTATCTAAAAATGTAGACTTGGCTGCAAAGGTAGCTGCAATTCCAGTTATCGGTGCACTTGCGCAAAAAGCCTATCGAGTACTGACCTATTTTACACAGAACCTGAAGTCTAAAGAAGATGCCTATAGAAACAATGCAAAGGTAAGAGCTGAGTTACATTGTGGCTACCAATACAGTACAAAATGTAATGATTGCTCTGTGAAAGCCATTTGTGACGGTTTTCATGGTGACTATGCGGATTTGTTTGGTACAGATGAAGCCAATGCTATTTTACTTGATCATCAAGTCACTGATCCAACCACCTTTATTGCTGAACAACAAAAGTGGGTTGAGCAAGAAGATGAAGCTTGGGCTTTACCCAACAATTAA
- a CDS encoding ABC transporter ATP-binding protein yields MPSPVVTIHNLSKRFSISSTSYSLVLDMIKSIFFKQPSVDHVVLDNISFEVNKGETFAIIGKNGSGKSTLLKIITGVTQANSGTVETKGKIISLLEVGAGFSPLLSGRENIYLNAALNGLTRTQTETIIEDIISYSGIEDSIDQALYQYSSGMAVRLGFAIAVHCHPEILVIDEALAVGDITFQAQCIDTIVKLKEQGCTILFVSHDLSLVSGLCDRAILINDSQILANGPASSVVAHYIQLCGDDRSNYAITMDNLKLYFNAGNVSIIHHNAILTKVFGIYTSIYAYKTWHDSDQCLWELHQQTHNQMVLKGKMRRLPIKQTWTITVIDENTFNVKVELDFEKNCRWSEIQLSCMLSPDFTNWLVGQETGTFAQKQESWDNWLLLSSLEHGTSNTVSAIHKETQQSITIHKKDGLPTQASALITSKELNSSVLQFLHFNQETDKCNQTLLFFDGSIKIHPHEH; encoded by the coding sequence ATGCCTTCTCCTGTTGTAACTATACATAACTTAAGTAAGCGCTTCTCCATTTCAAGCACTAGCTATTCATTGGTTTTAGACATGATCAAGTCTATTTTTTTTAAGCAACCTTCAGTGGATCACGTGGTTTTAGATAACATTTCTTTTGAAGTAAATAAGGGTGAGACTTTTGCTATTATCGGTAAAAATGGTTCTGGAAAAAGTACTCTGCTTAAAATAATCACAGGTGTTACCCAAGCCAACTCCGGCACAGTTGAAACCAAAGGTAAAATAATTAGTCTATTGGAAGTGGGCGCTGGTTTTAGTCCCTTGCTATCGGGAAGAGAAAATATTTATTTAAATGCAGCACTTAATGGATTAACACGTACTCAAACTGAAACTATCATTGAAGATATTATTTCTTATTCCGGCATTGAAGATAGCATAGATCAAGCTTTATATCAGTACTCTAGCGGTATGGCCGTCCGTTTGGGTTTTGCCATTGCTGTTCATTGCCATCCTGAAATATTAGTCATTGATGAAGCTTTGGCTGTTGGTGATATTACGTTTCAAGCGCAATGTATTGACACAATTGTAAAACTTAAAGAACAGGGCTGCACTATTTTATTTGTTTCGCATGATTTATCTTTGGTCAGTGGTTTATGTGACCGTGCAATTCTTATCAATGATAGTCAAATTTTAGCCAATGGCCCAGCTTCCTCTGTTGTTGCTCACTACATCCAGCTCTGTGGAGATGACAGATCAAACTATGCCATAACAATGGACAATCTAAAATTGTACTTCAATGCCGGCAACGTAAGTATTATTCATCACAATGCAATCTTAACAAAAGTATTTGGTATCTACACCTCTATTTATGCCTACAAAACCTGGCATGATTCTGATCAGTGTCTTTGGGAGTTACATCAGCAAACACACAATCAAATGGTTCTTAAAGGTAAAATGCGCCGTTTGCCCATAAAACAAACTTGGACAATCACGGTCATTGATGAAAACACTTTTAATGTTAAAGTTGAGCTTGATTTTGAAAAAAATTGTCGCTGGAGTGAAATTCAACTCAGTTGCATGCTATCTCCAGATTTTACCAACTGGTTGGTGGGCCAAGAAACCGGAACATTTGCTCAAAAGCAAGAATCTTGGGATAATTGGCTACTTCTGAGCTCATTAGAACATGGAACATCAAATACAGTCTCAGCAATCCATAAAGAAACTCAACAATCCATCACTATACATAAAAAAGACGGGCTTCCAACTCAAGCTTCTGCTCTAATCACTTCAAAAGAGCTCAATAGCTCAGTATTACAGTTTTTACATTTCAATCAAGAGACAGATAAATGCAATCAAACTTTGCTTTTTTTTGATGGCAGCATAAAAATCCACCCCCATGAACACTAG
- a CDS encoding ABC transporter permease — MIKKQHMELLYFLSLKNLKSKYKESYFGMLWMLLVPFVTMATFYVIFQFFMPMNIPHYPLYLISGLVPWFFISFSVNEGVYVMANNANLIKKIAFPRVLLPLSVTSTHALSYTISLLILIIFGLALGYPLAAHKLLLIPLLLIFQITFCACISIILGYLFAYYRDIGPIAELGVFILFYATPIFYTLDSMPKKLQLLAFLNPAIIYIDLHRFIFLPDLSFDQKKMLILVVWTSIMLILAKFVHKTKNPLIADYVK, encoded by the coding sequence TTGATTAAAAAACAACATATGGAGCTGCTTTACTTTTTAAGCCTTAAGAACCTTAAAAGCAAATACAAAGAGTCGTACTTTGGCATGCTTTGGATGCTTTTGGTTCCTTTTGTAACCATGGCAACCTTTTATGTTATTTTTCAATTTTTCATGCCCATGAACATTCCTCACTACCCACTCTATCTTATCAGTGGTCTGGTTCCATGGTTCTTTATTTCCTTTTCAGTCAATGAGGGTGTTTATGTTATGGCCAACAATGCCAACCTGATTAAAAAAATTGCTTTTCCTAGAGTACTGTTACCTTTATCTGTGACCAGCACGCATGCATTAAGTTATACTATTTCTCTATTGATTCTTATCATTTTTGGACTCGCTTTGGGATATCCCTTGGCTGCACACAAGTTACTCCTTATTCCTTTGTTACTAATTTTTCAAATCACCTTCTGTGCTTGCATCAGTATTATTTTAGGCTACCTGTTTGCTTATTATCGTGACATAGGTCCCATTGCTGAACTTGGCGTTTTTATATTATTTTATGCAACACCCATTTTTTACACTCTGGATTCTATGCCTAAAAAACTGCAACTGTTGGCTTTTCTTAATCCTGCCATCATTTACATTGATTTACATCGTTTTATTTTTTTACCTGACCTCTCTTTTGATCAGAAAAAAATGCTTATCCTTGTTGTATGGACAAGCATCATGCTTATTCTAGCTAAATTTGTCCATAAAACCAAAAACCCTCTGATTGCGGACTATGTAAAATAA
- a CDS encoding glycosyltransferase, translating to MPEEKAKSTIELSIIIPSYKRTHLLEKLLQQIISISSDQNQYKPNFEVIVVDDGSPNIVEKETMLQQFSFNFPFTFLKQKNSGPATARNHGLRHAQGRYIAFLDDDALPQDNWLEEILKPLLNNNADGVAGLTLAVSPKSISERYLNHVQHLHAHHFSEDGSLSYICTANCAFKKSALDDINGFNEEFRFPAGDDMDLGFRLRQKGYRFFYNEDALVLHHHRQSLYLLFKLFFISGRGAYRCAKIHEHYNTEHVTSKTIFEPKKVFLTLWSIIKKCFKDFSNKNLSLLDKMIFPFLEVLTHTFYQLGRWYEKIFAKKPLNH from the coding sequence ATGCCTGAGGAAAAAGCTAAATCCACCATTGAACTTTCTATTATTATTCCGAGCTACAAACGCACCCATCTATTAGAAAAGCTTTTACAGCAAATCATTAGCATCAGCTCGGATCAAAACCAGTATAAACCTAATTTTGAAGTCATTGTTGTGGATGATGGCTCTCCCAATATAGTTGAAAAAGAAACCATGTTGCAACAGTTTAGCTTTAATTTTCCCTTTACTTTTTTAAAACAAAAAAACTCAGGGCCGGCTACCGCAAGAAATCATGGCTTAAGACATGCCCAAGGTCGTTATATTGCTTTTTTAGATGACGATGCTCTACCACAGGACAACTGGCTGGAAGAAATTCTTAAACCTTTACTAAACAACAATGCCGATGGTGTTGCCGGCCTCACCCTAGCAGTTTCTCCCAAAAGCATCAGTGAACGTTATTTAAACCATGTCCAACATCTCCATGCGCACCACTTTTCCGAAGATGGTAGCTTGTCTTATATATGCACCGCCAACTGTGCATTTAAAAAATCAGCTCTAGATGACATCAATGGTTTTAATGAAGAATTTCGCTTTCCTGCTGGAGACGATATGGATTTAGGCTTTCGATTGCGCCAAAAAGGGTACCGCTTCTTTTATAACGAAGACGCTTTAGTCCTTCACCATCATAGACAGAGCTTATACTTATTGTTCAAACTTTTTTTTATTTCAGGGCGTGGCGCCTACCGATGCGCAAAAATCCATGAACACTACAATACGGAACACGTGACCAGCAAAACCATTTTTGAACCGAAAAAAGTATTCTTAACCCTGTGGTCCATCATTAAAAAGTGCTTTAAAGACTTCTCCAACAAAAACCTATCCTTACTTGATAAAATGATATTTCCATTTTTAGAAGTTTTAACCCATACCTTTTACCAATTGGGTCGATGGTATGAGAAAATCTTTGCAAAAAAACCATTGAATCATTGA
- a CDS encoding glycosyltransferase family 39 protein: MTQRLFVIVVAFIGLLGFLIRFFMSIDPSIWADEGQHVWIVGVNHWYEMRKVYETTAHDQPFGLYIALYIWKNIFSWSQVSMRCFSAFFSAASIPLIARYSHKLLGDKMITLFTASLLCFSPLSIRYGYDVTPYALVQFLAVISTGQFLLAIKNKNYGFTMSHVLVNMCLLNVHYFSYFFVFAQVLIFLMYSYKNTWQKKLTALVYPCMFYVFASIPMFLLFDPTIAKGNHWWIGLENRSSIEVFSNLVLYQDLLAWGVLATGLIFLVKKQFFEQEKPNLSMVYPLLGINAVMVFIVYVAGLIAWKVSGNERYYIALLPSIILIFSIVLGLIPKQKIKYAMFALLVGLFVYDAYKSLPRQNYQDFDSAMHFIKKDDLNSQGVQKVMFIPECCRWGIYYYQAQKNLQLKNTVLPLANFINNEDQRYAFIQKLKAEGYQRMYTVLYYESLKHKHLLMDTMKQHGQIITERSFHGVCVLIHTL, translated from the coding sequence ATGACACAAAGGTTGTTTGTTATTGTCGTTGCATTTATTGGTCTCCTGGGCTTCTTGATTCGGTTTTTTATGTCCATAGACCCTAGTATTTGGGCCGATGAAGGGCAACACGTGTGGATAGTTGGGGTTAACCATTGGTATGAAATGAGAAAGGTTTATGAAACCACAGCACATGATCAACCTTTTGGCTTATACATTGCCTTGTATATATGGAAAAATATATTCAGTTGGAGTCAGGTATCCATGCGCTGTTTCTCTGCATTTTTTTCTGCAGCCAGTATTCCATTGATAGCCAGATACAGCCATAAATTATTGGGGGATAAAATGATAACGCTTTTTACGGCCAGTTTGTTATGTTTTTCTCCTCTATCCATCCGATACGGTTACGATGTAACGCCATATGCTTTGGTCCAGTTTTTAGCAGTCATATCAACAGGTCAGTTTCTATTGGCCATTAAAAATAAAAACTATGGCTTCACCATGTCGCATGTTTTGGTCAACATGTGTTTATTGAATGTGCATTATTTTTCGTACTTCTTTGTTTTTGCACAAGTGCTGATATTTTTGATGTATTCCTACAAAAATACTTGGCAAAAAAAATTGACTGCTTTGGTCTACCCGTGCATGTTTTATGTATTTGCATCCATACCTATGTTTCTTTTGTTTGATCCCACCATTGCGAAGGGCAATCACTGGTGGATTGGTTTAGAAAATAGAAGCAGTATAGAAGTGTTCAGTAATCTTGTATTATACCAAGACCTTTTGGCCTGGGGGGTGTTGGCAACAGGCCTGATTTTTTTAGTTAAAAAGCAATTTTTTGAACAAGAAAAACCAAATTTATCTATGGTTTATCCTTTGCTGGGAATCAATGCAGTCATGGTTTTTATAGTTTATGTTGCAGGGCTCATCGCATGGAAGGTGTCAGGAAATGAGCGCTATTATATTGCACTCTTACCCAGTATCATATTGATTTTCTCGATTGTACTGGGCTTGATACCCAAGCAAAAGATTAAATACGCTATGTTTGCACTGCTTGTTGGGCTGTTTGTATACGATGCCTATAAGAGTCTTCCACGTCAAAACTATCAAGATTTTGATTCAGCCATGCATTTTATAAAAAAAGATGATTTGAACAGTCAAGGTGTTCAAAAAGTTATGTTTATTCCAGAATGCTGTCGCTGGGGGATATATTATTACCAAGCTCAGAAAAATCTCCAACTTAAAAACACGGTTCTCCCTTTAGCAAACTTTATCAACAATGAAGACCAAAGGTATGCCTTCATACAAAAACTTAAGGCAGAGGGCTATCAAAGAATGTATACGGTCTTGTATTATGAAAGTTTAAAGCATAAACACCTGTTGATGGATACAATGAAACAGCATGGACAAATAATCACCGAACGAAGTTTTCATGGTGTGTGTGTATTGATTCACACACTCTAA
- a CDS encoding FAD-dependent oxidoreductase codes for MADFSSDSKSQTKKTVAIFGAGMAGLAAASELAKKGYHVDVYEKNPHIAGLAATFKDEDGFMYDNGPRFIFSSLAKKIGILDQCFKVKYYEHLYVKNRFYEFPFGFIKNPLYCISAGSAMILRNFKPSAKNLQQYLYQYYGKYFSKSVLQPLIEKWAGMPAYDMSLDFASRLLPTNIKYILHQIMRKVRKGITKDYFREDRYIVYPKKTNALIFETLANTPGVHVHLNHTLEDLDIDDKTITSATVNSKKIVADAYLSTIPIHHLAEHLKKNAITTDWDKLHYRGIVILFIKLQQKKVLDGLWSWFPEEKYSFYRVSEFKNALAHMAPKDKTLIAVEFACQETDAIFKMSKEELLEECFTDLQKIYGLDRDKIISLSLNRSPQAYPVLSQKNKQVFSDIHHHTPVSNLFIAGRTGTFQYRMLERTHESALEASKHIENYLEEKNVHTLETSQQSYDQYGRPNIIPE; via the coding sequence ATGGCTGATTTTTCTTCAGATTCAAAATCACAAACAAAAAAAACTGTTGCCATTTTTGGCGCTGGTATGGCAGGACTGGCTGCTGCAAGTGAACTGGCAAAAAAAGGCTATCACGTTGATGTTTATGAAAAAAACCCTCATATTGCAGGCCTAGCGGCCACGTTTAAAGATGAAGATGGCTTCATGTATGACAATGGCCCGCGTTTTATTTTTTCAAGCTTGGCCAAGAAAATAGGCATTTTAGATCAATGTTTTAAAGTGAAGTACTATGAACATTTGTATGTAAAAAATCGTTTTTACGAATTTCCTTTTGGTTTTATTAAAAACCCTTTGTATTGTATTTCCGCTGGCTCAGCCATGATCCTAAGAAACTTTAAGCCCAGCGCAAAAAACTTGCAGCAATATTTGTATCAATACTACGGTAAATATTTTTCTAAATCTGTCTTGCAACCCTTGATTGAAAAATGGGCGGGTATGCCCGCTTACGACATGTCACTTGATTTTGCCTCCAGGCTTTTACCTACCAATATAAAATATATCTTACATCAAATCATGCGCAAAGTAAGAAAAGGTATTACCAAAGACTATTTTAGAGAAGATCGTTATATTGTTTATCCAAAAAAAACCAATGCGCTTATTTTTGAAACTTTAGCCAATACACCGGGCGTTCATGTTCATCTTAACCATACATTAGAAGATTTGGATATTGATGATAAAACAATTACCTCTGCCACTGTGAACAGTAAAAAAATAGTGGCGGATGCTTATCTAAGCACTATTCCTATTCATCATTTAGCAGAACACCTTAAAAAAAATGCTATTACAACTGATTGGGACAAATTACACTACAGAGGCATTGTTATATTATTCATTAAGCTGCAACAAAAAAAAGTGCTAGACGGCCTCTGGTCATGGTTTCCAGAAGAAAAATATTCTTTTTACAGGGTCAGTGAGTTTAAAAATGCCTTAGCCCACATGGCACCCAAAGACAAAACTCTTATTGCTGTTGAGTTTGCTTGTCAGGAAACAGATGCTATTTTTAAGATGAGCAAAGAAGAGCTTTTAGAAGAGTGCTTTACTGATTTGCAAAAAATTTATGGCCTAGACCGTGATAAAATTATCAGCCTATCTCTCAATAGAAGTCCGCAAGCCTATCCTGTGCTCAGTCAAAAAAATAAACAGGTCTTTTCTGATATTCATCACCACACCCCGGTAAGTAATCTTTTTATTGCGGGCAGAACAGGAACCTTTCAGTACAGAATGCTCGAACGCACGCATGAGAGTGCTTTAGAAGCAAGTAAGCACATAGAGAACTATTTAGAAGAAAAAAATGTTCATACGCTTGAAACGAGTCAACAAAGCTATGATCAATACGGCAGACCCAACATCATTCCTGAATAG
- a CDS encoding glycosyltransferase, whose amino-acid sequence MPKLRILALNSLSPQHGSTVRFNLIVQYLKPHFSKIITPKSLKKAHQTLFHFVWQSLSAGYDILFVQKFNPITLACMLIARIRQKYVWVDWDDLDHDMQKSEFFEYMVRLSEKWGPKLAHIVTSHSQSILDYAPHKKTYFLPQTIDDTLLQWQHKAKDEPCFIKHCYHINPDAKLIGYMCTFTHGGMLDLPNILDVWQHIHINDKNVYFILLAGGPFEGLAKHLISTRGLSEHVVVTGFLQKDDVKRWLKQLDLAHIYLSPRPANYARVSLKLCEYLALGIPTLGQCIGESNIQLGEWIMLSHKEDMAKKSLMYLKDPSLSTKHLQFSWPSTQQSVAKLAEHLKNTYSISHG is encoded by the coding sequence ATGCCTAAACTGCGGATTTTAGCTCTAAACAGTTTAAGCCCTCAACACGGCTCCACAGTAAGATTTAATCTTATTGTTCAGTACCTCAAACCACATTTTTCCAAAATTATCACGCCAAAATCTCTGAAGAAAGCGCATCAAACTCTTTTTCATTTTGTTTGGCAGAGCTTAAGTGCTGGCTATGATATTTTGTTTGTGCAAAAATTCAACCCCATCACCTTGGCCTGCATGCTCATTGCTCGCATCAGACAAAAGTATGTTTGGGTGGATTGGGATGACCTAGACCATGACATGCAAAAGTCTGAATTTTTTGAATACATGGTCAGGTTATCAGAAAAATGGGGTCCCAAGTTAGCCCATATTGTTACATCACACAGCCAATCCATTCTTGATTATGCTCCCCATAAAAAAACATATTTTTTACCTCAGACCATTGATGATACCTTGCTGCAGTGGCAGCATAAAGCTAAAGACGAGCCATGCTTTATCAAGCATTGTTACCATATCAACCCTGATGCCAAGTTAATTGGCTACATGTGTACCTTCACGCATGGAGGCATGCTGGACTTACCCAATATTTTGGATGTGTGGCAACACATCCATATCAATGACAAAAATGTTTATTTTATACTTTTGGCCGGTGGCCCCTTTGAAGGCCTTGCCAAACATCTGATTAGTACACGTGGATTGTCTGAACATGTTGTTGTTACTGGTTTTTTGCAAAAAGATGATGTTAAACGTTGGTTAAAACAATTGGACTTGGCGCATATTTACCTTTCACCCCGTCCCGCCAATTATGCAAGAGTGTCCTTAAAACTCTGTGAGTATCTTGCTCTGGGTATACCCACTTTGGGTCAATGCATTGGCGAGTCAAATATCCAACTTGGAGAATGGATCATGCTGAGTCACAAAGAAGACATGGCAAAAAAAAGTCTCATGTACCTTAAGGACCCTTCATTAAGTACAAAACATTTACAGTTTTCTTGGCCTAGTACACAACAAAGTGTCGCAAAATTAGCAGAACACTTAAAAAACACGTATAGCATTAGCCATGGCTGA
- a CDS encoding outer membrane protein transport protein has protein sequence MHYTYTLLKHFILACSCLCLITDAGYATGLSKSVNVGPKAIGMGGAFVGIADDATAVYHNPAGITQLEGHHVFIGADSLISNLEFTPEGESTETAEREFLPVPAFSFVSSIAKPLYVGVGVFFPHGNGGQYPSDSAVPTHPNEGRIYSMEIIPTLAYKTNFGLSVGAGFRIVRIQNQLKGQLVDLDPDNPGTVLDTIEDLDVSGWALGASFGLFYKPVQYVSFGANLRTVVERGIDGSIQTASGGPIEAQTTSTNNDVTLSQTLPMTLNAGFGFYPTDKLTFGLAYQFEKNDAIEEFTVDINDGALSQTLPQNWENTHTIHVGADYKATDALSVRAGYAKDFNEAIPDEVINRVVADIASHEVSAGAAYQFKDLNIGLTWNARFGARDTTAGGINPLDGNYKGFIQSVSLGLGYKL, from the coding sequence ATGCATTACACCTATACATTACTTAAACACTTCATCTTGGCTTGTTCATGCCTTTGCCTGATTACTGACGCTGGATATGCAACCGGCCTGTCCAAATCCGTTAATGTGGGTCCAAAAGCCATTGGTATGGGGGGTGCTTTTGTGGGTATTGCTGACGATGCAACCGCTGTTTATCACAACCCTGCTGGGATAACTCAACTAGAAGGACATCATGTTTTTATTGGTGCAGACTCGCTTATCAGCAATTTAGAGTTTACCCCCGAAGGTGAGAGCACTGAAACCGCCGAAAGAGAATTTTTGCCTGTGCCTGCATTTTCATTTGTCAGTAGTATTGCTAAACCCTTGTATGTTGGGGTTGGGGTGTTTTTTCCGCATGGTAACGGCGGTCAATACCCGTCTGACTCTGCAGTACCCACCCATCCAAATGAAGGTAGGATCTATTCCATGGAAATTATTCCTACGCTTGCTTACAAAACTAATTTTGGTTTAAGCGTAGGCGCCGGATTCCGTATTGTGAGAATACAAAATCAACTTAAAGGTCAGCTGGTAGACCTAGACCCAGACAATCCCGGCACTGTTCTTGACACCATTGAAGACCTTGACGTTAGCGGATGGGCGCTGGGAGCGAGTTTTGGTTTATTTTACAAACCTGTTCAATATGTGTCTTTTGGTGCCAATCTGCGCACTGTTGTTGAAAGAGGCATAGATGGAAGCATCCAAACTGCAAGCGGCGGACCTATAGAAGCCCAAACCACCAGCACCAACAACGATGTTACTTTGAGCCAAACCCTTCCCATGACCTTAAATGCTGGTTTTGGTTTTTACCCTACCGATAAATTAACCTTTGGCTTGGCCTATCAGTTTGAAAAAAATGACGCCATTGAAGAATTCACCGTGGACATCAATGACGGAGCATTGAGCCAGACATTGCCACAAAACTGGGAAAATACACACACCATCCATGTTGGTGCCGATTACAAAGCAACCGATGCCTTGTCTGTTAGAGCCGGCTATGCCAAAGATTTCAATGAAGCCATTCCTGACGAGGTCATAAACCGCGTAGTTGCAGATATTGCCTCACATGAAGTATCGGCTGGTGCTGCATATCAATTTAAAGACCTTAATATTGGTTTAACCTGGAATGCCCGTTTTGGTGCGCGCGACACCACAGCTGGCGGCATCAACCCTCTTGATGGCAACTACAAAGGCTTCATTCAATCCGTCTCTCTTGGCCTAGGTTACAAACTATAA